In a single window of the Gemmatimonadota bacterium genome:
- the atpB gene encoding F0F1 ATP synthase subunit A, whose protein sequence is MTGPWSSVLSLEMASEGGSGEAHYSILHGIFYLLGPLADWIPQPVRQPDLLLNTLLVFVIVLVLVTIAVRSFKRIPEGSVQTLFEMAVEGLTGFFLNIVGERGRKYIPFFASFFIYIWFMNMLGVIPGMQSPTADLNTTLGFALISIVSAHLIGLREIGLKAYLWHFWGEPKWMGVLMCPLHIVGEFAKVISLSIRLFGNVFGEEMIVLVLLGLSPVFLIGALEVPFVPMQVPMLMFGVFSGTVQAMIFSVLSAVYVAQFLDHDHGEEDH, encoded by the coding sequence TTGACTGGTCCGTGGTCGAGTGTCCTCTCTCTGGAGATGGCGTCCGAGGGAGGAAGCGGTGAAGCGCACTACTCGATTCTACATGGGATATTTTACCTGCTGGGCCCACTGGCCGATTGGATCCCCCAACCCGTCAGACAGCCGGATCTCCTGCTGAACACCCTGCTCGTCTTCGTCATTGTTCTCGTTCTCGTAACCATCGCGGTAAGATCGTTCAAGCGCATACCCGAAGGCTCGGTCCAGACGCTATTCGAGATGGCCGTCGAGGGACTGACCGGGTTCTTCCTCAACATCGTCGGGGAGCGCGGCCGGAAGTACATACCCTTTTTCGCCTCCTTCTTCATCTACATCTGGTTCATGAACATGCTGGGCGTCATACCCGGCATGCAGTCGCCCACCGCCGATCTGAACACCACCCTCGGATTCGCCCTGATCTCCATCGTCTCGGCCCATCTCATCGGCCTGCGCGAGATCGGACTCAAAGCCTATCTCTGGCATTTCTGGGGCGAGCCCAAGTGGATGGGCGTACTCATGTGCCCGCTTCATATCGTCGGCGAGTTCGCCAAGGTCATCTCCCTGTCGATCCGCCTCTTCGGAAACGTGTTCGGAGAAGAGATGATCGTACTGGTGCTGCTGGGCCTGTCCCCGGTGTTTCTTATTGGCGCCCTCGAGGTGCCCTTCGTGCCGATGCAGGTTCCGATGCTGATGTTCGGCGTGTTTTCAGGGACGGTCCAGGCGATGATCTTCTCGGTGCTGAGCGCCGTTTACGTGGCCCAGTTCCTGGATCACGACCACGGGGAGGAAGACCACTGA
- a CDS encoding polymer-forming cytoskeletal protein yields the protein MTIIAKGTEVNGSVDVEGNIRIDGTVNGDVKATDGVEVGKSGRIVGSSIESKTAIINGYVESQLTVSQHVLLGSKSTFVGDLKTKSLVIEEGAVFHGNSAMSDEPAGSDQANRADQADRVDGGDAAASGTSGTGGSQYPYGR from the coding sequence ATGACGATCATTGCCAAGGGCACTGAAGTGAACGGTTCGGTGGACGTGGAAGGCAATATCCGGATAGACGGCACCGTAAACGGCGATGTGAAGGCCACCGACGGGGTCGAGGTCGGAAAGTCCGGCCGGATCGTAGGATCGTCCATAGAGTCGAAGACCGCGATTATCAATGGCTACGTGGAGAGTCAACTTACCGTTTCCCAACACGTGCTGCTGGGCAGCAAATCCACCTTCGTCGGTGACCTGAAAACCAAGTCCCTCGTCATCGAGGAAGGAGCGGTCTTCCACGGAAACTCGGCCATGTCGGACGAACCCGCCGGATCGGACCAGGCGAACCGAGCGGACCAGGCGGACCGCGTGGACGGCGGAGACGCCGCCGCATCCGGTACGTCCGGTACAGGCGGATCACAATATCCCTACGGGCGTTGA
- the ispD gene encoding 2-C-methyl-D-erythritol 4-phosphate cytidylyltransferase, protein MLKPVMAIIPAAGHGLRMRSDTEKPYITIGCRSILAHTLSVFEACPAVDGYVLVVEPARVTSCSEHLAEAGGAYPKLVKVVAGGVTRQESVYLGLMVLDEDVGSVLIHDAARPCVEQDALEASVLGCARYGGVISATPSTDTMKIIRDGRVEATPDRSTLWRAQTPQTFPYRVLRAAHEQAREEGYTGTDDAELVERAGYVVRVIEGAPDNIKVTTAEDLEVAERILRRQGRIRP, encoded by the coding sequence GTGTTGAAACCCGTCATGGCCATCATTCCCGCGGCCGGCCACGGCCTGCGCATGCGGTCGGATACCGAGAAGCCGTACATCACCATCGGCTGCAGGTCGATTCTGGCCCACACCCTCTCCGTCTTCGAGGCGTGTCCGGCCGTGGACGGATATGTGCTGGTGGTGGAGCCGGCCCGGGTGACGTCGTGCAGCGAACATCTGGCCGAGGCGGGCGGCGCCTACCCGAAGCTCGTGAAAGTGGTCGCGGGCGGAGTCACACGCCAGGAGTCGGTCTACCTCGGACTGATGGTCCTTGACGAGGACGTCGGGTCCGTGCTGATTCATGACGCGGCGCGACCCTGCGTCGAGCAGGACGCCCTCGAAGCGTCCGTCCTCGGGTGCGCCCGGTACGGTGGGGTGATTTCGGCCACCCCTTCCACGGATACGATGAAAATCATCCGGGACGGAAGGGTCGAGGCGACGCCCGACCGGTCGACGCTGTGGCGGGCGCAGACGCCCCAGACCTTTCCGTACCGGGTCCTGCGGGCAGCCCACGAACAGGCGCGGGAAGAGGGCTATACGGGGACCGACGACGCCGAACTGGTGGAGCGGGCCGGATACGTGGTGCGGGTTATCGAGGGCGCCCCCGACAACATCAAGGTGACCACGGCCGAAGACCTGGAAGTCGCGGAGCGTATTCTGCGGCGCCAGGGACGGATCCGACCGTAA
- a CDS encoding ATP synthase F0 subunit C: protein MLYYMGLGLGVALAVSVAAIGSGVGQGIATGLACQGISRQPESAGRIQLVLIIGLAFMESLAIYGLLVFFMLQGQLPSFEQVMELSRLAQ, encoded by the coding sequence ATGCTGTACTACATGGGTTTAGGACTTGGCGTGGCGCTGGCCGTTTCCGTTGCGGCCATCGGCTCGGGTGTCGGTCAGGGGATCGCAACCGGTCTGGCCTGTCAGGGCATTTCCCGTCAACCCGAATCCGCCGGCCGCATTCAGCTGGTGTTGATCATCGGCCTGGCGTTCATGGAATCGCTGGCGATCTACGGCCTGCTGGTGTTCTTCATGCTCCAGGGCCAGTTGCCGTCCTTCGAACAGGTCATGGAACTGAGCCGCCTCGCCCAGTAG
- the atpF gene encoding F0F1 ATP synthase subunit B produces MLDILHDLGIDLSTLIIQMIGFAVLFFILRKYVFGIIAQAIEDRKRDIRDRMEGLDADRAELDRLHEEARRRLEEIETEAREKMQAAVDQANAERDRILEQTQQDAERELEKARNTIRREKEHAVAELRAQVGDLAVEIAGRILNSTLDAAEHRKVVDEFIAQMPSKE; encoded by the coding sequence GTGTTAGATATCTTGCACGATCTTGGTATTGACCTGAGCACCCTGATCATCCAGATGATCGGGTTCGCCGTCCTGTTTTTCATCCTGAGGAAGTATGTCTTCGGCATCATCGCCCAGGCCATCGAAGACAGGAAACGGGATATCCGCGACCGCATGGAGGGACTGGACGCGGACCGGGCGGAACTGGACCGCCTGCACGAAGAAGCCAGGCGGCGGCTTGAGGAAATCGAGACCGAGGCCCGCGAGAAGATGCAGGCCGCGGTCGACCAGGCCAACGCGGAACGCGACCGGATCCTCGAGCAGACCCAGCAGGACGCGGAGCGCGAGCTCGAGAAGGCGCGCAACACGATCCGGCGCGAGAAGGAACACGCCGTGGCCGAACTGCGCGCACAGGTGGGCGACCTGGCGGTGGAAATCGCGGGCAGGATCCTGAACAGCACCCTGGACGCGGCCGAACACCGGAAGGTCGTGGACGAGTTCATCGCGCAGATGCCTTCAAAGGAATAA
- a CDS encoding M23 family metallopeptidase produces MPSIWPVAGWVTREFQQGDDSIVAPHFGLDVAARESAPVLSTADGIVTFADWDQNLGWLVEIDHGYDLATRYGHNARLRVDRGQLVRRGQIIALVGNTGRSTAPHLHYEVWKDNAPVDPRGYLPDVIQWDDLLVSMRTQR; encoded by the coding sequence ATGCCGTCCATATGGCCGGTCGCGGGCTGGGTGACGCGGGAGTTTCAACAGGGGGACGATTCGATCGTCGCGCCGCATTTCGGCCTGGACGTCGCCGCCCGTGAGAGCGCGCCTGTCCTGTCCACCGCCGACGGGATTGTGACGTTCGCGGACTGGGACCAGAACCTGGGCTGGCTGGTCGAAATCGATCACGGCTACGACCTGGCGACGCGATACGGCCACAACGCCAGGCTGCGGGTCGACCGCGGCCAACTGGTCCGCCGCGGGCAGATCATTGCCCTGGTCGGGAATACGGGCCGCAGTACGGCGCCGCATCTGCATTACGAGGTCTGGAAGGACAACGCCCCCGTCGATCCTCGCGGCTACCTGCCCGATGTCATCCAGTGGGACGATCTGCTGGTGAGCATGCGAACGCAACGCTGA
- the ispF gene encoding 2-C-methyl-D-erythritol 2,4-cyclodiphosphate synthase produces the protein MRVGTGYDVHAFADGRPCVLGGVTIPHERGLQGHSDADVLSHAIGDALLGAAGLGDIGVLFPDNDERYRGISSLLLLQRIVDALGESGYTISNVDATVVAERPKLSPFVPLMRGRLGEALGLPDDRVSIKATTSERLGFTGREEGIAAHAVVLIRSADDG, from the coding sequence ATGCGCGTAGGAACCGGCTACGATGTCCACGCATTCGCGGACGGCAGGCCCTGCGTCCTCGGCGGCGTGACCATTCCCCACGAACGCGGCCTGCAGGGCCACTCCGACGCGGACGTGCTTTCGCATGCCATAGGCGACGCCCTGCTCGGCGCCGCCGGGCTGGGCGATATCGGGGTGCTCTTCCCCGATAACGACGAACGTTACCGTGGTATTTCCAGTCTCCTGCTGCTCCAACGGATTGTTGACGCACTGGGCGAATCGGGTTATACTATATCGAATGTGGACGCCACCGTCGTCGCGGAACGTCCGAAACTGTCGCCCTTCGTACCGCTGATGCGCGGCCGCCTCGGCGAAGCCCTCGGATTGCCGGACGACCGCGTGTCGATCAAGGCCACAACTTCAGAAAGACTCGGATTCACCGGACGGGAAGAAGGCATCGCGGCCCACGCCGTGGTATTGATCCGTTCCGCCGACGACGGGTAA
- a CDS encoding ParB/RepB/Spo0J family partition protein, with the protein MAARKALGRGLEALIPDLPDDQEGRQSVLQVPIDRISANPYQPRQSFDQARLDELARSILEKGVIQPVTVRRKNEKEEYELIAGERRLRAARQTGYQTIPAIVMAVSSPEEMMELSLIENIQRDDLNPIHEARAYLRLQEECHLTQEEVATRVGKNRTTVANTLRLLKLPADVQKCLLADEISMGHARALLGLENRKEQAELCKQIVKKGLSVRKVEELVKKRYEEKRESAPARKPHDLAAAESIMQRILGTKVNINRRQHKGKIEIEFYSADDLNRILELLKVRL; encoded by the coding sequence ATGGCAGCCAGGAAAGCGTTGGGGCGGGGGCTGGAAGCGCTGATTCCTGATCTTCCGGACGACCAGGAAGGCAGGCAGAGCGTGCTCCAGGTGCCGATAGACCGGATTTCGGCCAATCCCTACCAGCCGCGTCAGTCGTTCGACCAGGCCAGGCTCGACGAACTGGCCCGGTCCATCCTCGAAAAGGGCGTAATCCAGCCGGTCACCGTCCGCCGGAAAAACGAGAAAGAGGAGTACGAACTGATCGCCGGGGAACGGAGGCTCCGGGCCGCCAGGCAGACGGGCTACCAGACCATACCGGCCATCGTCATGGCGGTTTCATCCCCCGAAGAGATGATGGAACTGTCGCTGATCGAAAACATCCAGCGCGACGACCTGAATCCGATCCACGAAGCCCGGGCCTACCTTCGGCTGCAGGAAGAATGTCACCTCACGCAGGAAGAAGTCGCCACCCGCGTGGGGAAGAACAGGACGACGGTGGCCAACACGCTCAGGCTGCTGAAGTTGCCGGCCGATGTCCAGAAGTGCCTCCTGGCCGACGAGATCTCGATGGGCCACGCGCGGGCGCTGCTGGGACTCGAAAACCGTAAGGAACAGGCCGAATTGTGTAAGCAGATCGTGAAAAAGGGCCTGTCCGTCCGCAAGGTGGAAGAGCTGGTCAAGAAACGTTACGAGGAGAAGCGGGAAAGCGCCCCGGCGCGCAAGCCGCACGACCTCGCGGCCGCCGAGTCCATCATGCAGCGCATACTCGGAACGAAGGTGAACATCAACCGCAGGCAGCACAAGGGGAAGATCGAAATCGAGTTCTATTCCGCGGATGATCTGAACCGCATCCTCGAACTGCTGAAAGTCCGACTGTGA
- a CDS encoding AAA family ATPase, whose amino-acid sequence MGKVISIANQKGGVGKTTTSVNLSACLGVAEKKTLLVDLDPQSNATSGLGLHDRTLDVTIYEVLLDERPIEEAVQQTEIPALCVVPAHRRLVGAEIELVSAIARERKLEDAIKPIRDEYEYILIDCPPSLSLLTLNALTAADSVLIPIQCEYYALEGLGQLLNSIRKIQKHLNRSLKIEGILLTMYDKRLNLSKQIEAEAKQYFADKVYQTTIPRNVRLSEAPSFGSPIILYDILSSGAESYMNLAREVMANGSQESVGAGAGSADS is encoded by the coding sequence ATGGGCAAGGTCATTTCGATCGCGAATCAGAAGGGCGGGGTCGGCAAGACGACGACGTCGGTGAACCTGTCCGCCTGCTTGGGCGTCGCGGAAAAGAAGACCCTTCTGGTCGATCTGGATCCGCAGTCGAATGCCACATCGGGACTCGGACTGCACGACCGGACGCTGGACGTGACGATTTACGAGGTCCTGTTGGACGAGCGCCCCATCGAGGAAGCCGTACAGCAGACCGAGATTCCTGCGCTCTGCGTCGTCCCGGCCCATCGCCGGCTGGTCGGCGCCGAAATCGAGCTCGTCTCGGCCATCGCCCGGGAGCGGAAGCTTGAAGACGCGATCAAGCCGATACGCGACGAATACGAGTACATCCTGATCGACTGCCCGCCCTCTCTGAGTCTCCTCACCCTGAACGCGCTGACGGCCGCCGATTCGGTGTTGATTCCCATACAGTGCGAGTACTACGCCCTCGAGGGACTCGGGCAGCTGCTCAATTCGATCCGCAAAATCCAGAAGCATCTGAACCGGAGCCTGAAGATAGAAGGCATCCTCCTGACGATGTACGACAAGCGGCTCAACCTCTCGAAACAGATCGAGGCGGAGGCCAAGCAGTACTTCGCAGACAAGGTTTACCAGACCACGATCCCGAGAAATGTCCGCTTGAGCGAAGCGCCGAGCTTCGGCAGTCCGATCATCCTCTATGATATTCTCTCGTCGGGAGCGGAAAGCTACATGAATCTAGCCAGAGAGGTGATGGCCAATGGCAGCCAGGAAAGCGTTGGGGCGGGGGCTGGAAGCGCTGATTCCTGA
- the atpH gene encoding ATP synthase F1 subunit delta, translated as MASKTDIAYRYAGAWLEAAAETDSLDAVRGEITAFEQLCRDSQPFVDFITDKVIPADVKQRMLGEIFEGKVQDITLNFLYLLASRRRARNLPEILDACRTILDEWDGIVNADVASAVALTDGQEDDLKNRLEAQTGQRVRMRTTVNRDLIGGFVVRVGDQVFDSSLATQLQRVRQALVRK; from the coding sequence ATGGCCAGTAAGACAGACATCGCATACCGCTATGCCGGGGCGTGGCTGGAGGCCGCGGCGGAAACAGACTCCCTGGACGCGGTGCGCGGGGAAATCACGGCTTTCGAGCAGTTGTGCCGGGACTCGCAACCCTTCGTGGATTTCATCACGGACAAGGTCATACCCGCTGACGTGAAGCAACGCATGCTGGGTGAGATATTCGAAGGCAAGGTCCAGGACATCACCCTCAATTTCCTCTATCTGCTGGCTTCCAGGCGGCGGGCGCGCAACCTGCCGGAGATCCTGGACGCCTGCCGCACCATCCTGGACGAATGGGACGGCATCGTAAACGCGGACGTCGCGAGCGCGGTCGCGCTGACCGACGGGCAGGAAGACGACTTGAAAAACAGGCTGGAAGCACAGACCGGGCAGCGCGTTCGTATGCGGACCACGGTAAACCGGGACTTAATCGGAGGATTCGTGGTACGCGTGGGCGACCAGGTGTTCGACAGCAGCCTGGCGACCCAGCTCCAGCGGGTCCGGCAGGCGCTCGTTCGAAAATGA
- a CDS encoding AtpZ/AtpI family protein — protein MARDTQSKWQYMREAGELAVIGLTLVFATAIGYFLGHQVELAWPEWKPWGGVVGAMLGVVAGFLEMARTLKRLNRKIEAAERERDGGKH, from the coding sequence ATGGCACGGGACACGCAGAGCAAATGGCAGTACATGAGAGAAGCCGGGGAGCTTGCCGTAATCGGCCTGACCCTGGTATTCGCCACCGCGATCGGGTACTTCCTGGGTCACCAGGTCGAACTGGCCTGGCCTGAGTGGAAACCCTGGGGCGGCGTTGTCGGCGCCATGCTCGGGGTCGTGGCCGGGTTCTTGGAGATGGCGAGGACGCTGAAACGGCTGAACCGAAAGATCGAAGCGGCGGAGCGGGAGAGAGATGGTGGGAAGCACTGA
- the atpA gene encoding F0F1 ATP synthase subunit alpha has protein sequence MAFDEIAIRADEVSELLKQQVLDFKREVDIYETGTALQVGDGIARVQGLSNVMANELVEFPNDVVGMVLNLEEDNVGCILFGDDQLIKEGDPVKRTGRIAECAVGDGMLGRVVDSLGRPIDGKGPIVGAEARSIEAKAPGVVQRQPVNEPMYTGLKVIDSMFPIGRGQRELIIGDRQTGKTAVAIDAILNQKGEDVACIYVAIGQKGSTIAKTVATLEEHGAMEYTTVVAAAASAPAPMQFLAPYGGATMGEYYRDSGKHALVVYDDLTKHAVAYRQLSLNLRRPPGREAYPGDVFYLHSRLLERAAKMSDEYGGGSLTALPVIETQFGDVSTYIPTNVISITDGQIYLESNLFFAGQRPAVNVGLSVSRVGGAAQIKAMKSRQVAGLLRTSLARYRELEAFARFGTSGLDQTTQRELHLGERLVELLKQPQYRPMAVEEQIISLYVGVNGMLNDLAVDEVQPFVGGLLQHMATHHSDVGREIRETKELSEDLEQRIRSAVEAFSKTFMS, from the coding sequence ATGGCATTTGATGAAATAGCAATTCGTGCGGACGAGGTCTCCGAACTTCTCAAGCAGCAGGTGCTCGACTTCAAGCGAGAGGTCGACATCTACGAAACGGGTACCGCGCTCCAGGTGGGCGATGGTATCGCCCGTGTACAGGGCCTCTCCAACGTGATGGCGAACGAACTCGTCGAATTCCCCAATGACGTGGTGGGCATGGTGCTCAACCTGGAAGAGGACAACGTCGGGTGCATTCTCTTCGGGGACGATCAGTTGATCAAGGAAGGCGATCCCGTCAAGCGGACGGGACGCATCGCCGAATGCGCCGTGGGCGACGGCATGCTGGGCCGTGTGGTGGATTCCCTGGGACGGCCGATCGACGGCAAGGGGCCCATTGTCGGAGCGGAAGCGCGTTCGATAGAGGCGAAGGCCCCTGGCGTGGTGCAACGTCAGCCCGTAAACGAGCCCATGTATACCGGTCTCAAGGTGATCGACAGCATGTTCCCCATCGGAAGGGGCCAGCGCGAGCTGATCATTGGCGACCGGCAGACGGGCAAGACAGCCGTGGCTATTGACGCGATCCTCAACCAGAAAGGCGAGGACGTGGCCTGTATTTATGTCGCCATCGGCCAGAAGGGCTCCACGATCGCCAAGACCGTCGCCACCCTGGAGGAACACGGGGCCATGGAATACACCACCGTGGTCGCGGCCGCGGCCAGCGCCCCGGCGCCTATGCAGTTCCTGGCGCCCTACGGCGGAGCGACCATGGGCGAATACTATCGTGACAGCGGTAAGCACGCCCTGGTGGTATACGACGATCTTACCAAGCACGCGGTCGCGTACCGGCAGTTGTCGTTGAACCTCCGTCGTCCACCGGGACGCGAGGCCTATCCGGGCGACGTGTTCTATCTTCATTCCCGGCTCTTGGAGCGGGCGGCCAAGATGAGCGACGAGTACGGCGGCGGTTCTCTTACCGCGCTGCCAGTAATCGAGACGCAGTTCGGTGACGTGTCGACCTACATTCCGACCAACGTGATCTCCATCACCGACGGCCAGATCTACCTGGAGTCCAATCTGTTCTTCGCTGGCCAGCGGCCGGCGGTCAACGTGGGTCTGTCGGTTTCCCGCGTGGGTGGCGCCGCGCAGATCAAGGCCATGAAATCGCGCCAGGTCGCCGGGCTTTTGAGAACGTCCCTGGCCCGATACCGCGAGCTGGAAGCCTTCGCCCGGTTCGGCACGTCGGGACTGGACCAGACCACGCAACGTGAACTGCATCTGGGCGAACGGCTGGTAGAACTGCTCAAGCAGCCCCAGTACCGGCCCATGGCGGTCGAGGAACAGATCATTTCGCTCTACGTGGGCGTCAACGGGATGTTGAACGACCTGGCCGTGGACGAGGTGCAACCCTTCGTCGGGGGCCTGCTCCAGCACATGGCAACGCATCATTCCGACGTGGGCCGCGAGATACGGGAAACGAAGGAATTGAGTGAAGATCTGGAGCAGCGCATCCGGTCCGCCGTAGAAGCATTCAGCAAG